The segment GCCTGCGGGAATGACTGTGGATTGTATCCATATTTATTACGGTAATATGCCATACGCGGCACAGGCTGGGGATAATATACACTTGTTCCAACTCCTTTCTGATTGAGAGTAGTAACCGCTTCGTTGCGCTTCTTAGCCAGAACTCCATCTAACACTATACTAAGGCAATAGTGACTGTTTACAACATCTTTGTGCTGTGAATCCAGAATTGAAATATCCGGAATATCGGATAATTTCTTTTTTAGCAGGAGGAAATTTTCCTTTCTTCGTTTCAGGATTTCATCGACACGACTTAGCTGTACGCGACCGATAGATGCATTAATATCGCTCATGCGGTAGTTTATCCCCAGTGTGGGCACATCATACATTCCCGGTATGCTTCGTTCCCCAAAATTCCGATCGACTCCAAAAGCCCGGGCTTTCATAACGCTCTCCGCAAGATCCTTATGCCTAGTTACAAACATACCCCCATCGCCAGTGGTGAGATGTTTGACCGGATAAAAAGAGAAACACCCGGCATCCCCAAATAGTCCCACATGTTTATCTTTAAATCTTGAGCCCACTGCAAGGGCACAATCCTCAATAATCTTCAGTTTGTGTTTTTTTGCGATATCGGTGATTGCATCCATGTCACACGGGATGCCCAGAAAATGAACCAGACCAATAGCTTTTGTCTTTTTTGTAATAAGCGGTTCAATGTTCTCCGGAGTTATATTCCCCGTCTGCGGATCGCAATCCAAAAAAACAGACTTTGCTCCAACAACTTCTACTGCATGCGCAGTGGCGACATGGGTCTGAGCTGCGACAATCACTTCATCGCCATGTCCGATTCCCATCTGCCAGTATGCCAGGTGCAGAGCAGCCATACAGGAGCTCACAGCCACACAATGTGTTTCTGCCCCACCCATGAACTGTCCAAATTCGCTTTCAAATGCCTTGTTCTGGGGGCCGTGAGTGAGAATGTCACCTTTCAGGACTTCAAGGACGGCCTCCCGTTCCCTATCAGTAATCCATGGTTTGGCAAATTGGATTGAACGCTTTGTCATCATAGGTACTCTATCAATTCTTGTTTTTGAGTTTTTATTGATTGGTCAGATGCAACGCTGATGCTTATCCCGTCAAATATCATCTGTGTTTCATCTGTAATATTCTTCTTGGTCAGGATAGCAGATACAAATGCTGGGATCAAATCCCCTTTGGTCTCCGGGAGTGGGGAGAGTGTAACCCGTTGTGCCATTGTATCAGGATCCCGGCTCTTGTGCAAGCGTGGGCCGGCATCATCGTAAAAAAACGTTGCTTCTGTTCCGTAAATTCGTATGACATGCTGATGACGGTGAATACAGCCAAAATTTGCTGTGATTCTACCGATCATACCAGAATCAAATTGCATGATAGAGGTAACAAAATCATTATACCGAAATTTTGTTCCCTCGCTGCATATTCGATTTCCCGCAGTAAATACCGTTTTTGGGCGCTGGCCGGTCAGCCACAGCATTAAGTCAATCATATGGATTCCCCCCCCTTCCATAACAGAATAATCCACGACAGTGTTTCTCCATTCATCGGTAATTTTATGCAATCTACCGTAGAGATATTCGCCATCAAATGCATATACATGACCAAATAAACCTTGTTGGATCTGATCCTTCAGCCATTTGTATAATGGGGCCTCACGTAGAATCAGATTACATCCAAGGTTAAGTTTTTGTAAATTCCAAACCTGTTTGATTTGTAATGCCTGGTTGAGCGTCTGGCAAAGAGGTTTTTCGACAAAGACATGTTTTCCTGCATTCAATGCTGAAATAACCTGATTAGCATGCGCATCATCATACGACGCGATAGATATAATATTAATATCCGTATCGAATATGAGCTCTTGAGAATTTTTTGTGAGAAATACCCCGGGATATTGTTTTTCTGCCAACGCCAGTTTTTCATCTGAAAAGTCACAAATGGCGACTACATTACAATGGGGATTCCGCAGGTATGCTTTAACGTGTTGTTCCCCAACGCCCAATCCGATGACTCCAACACGTAGTTGTCTCATTTTCCAGCTCACTATTCAATTAGTACAAATTTCTCGATACATTCCCAAAACTTCTTCAAGATGATAATCCCAATGAGGCCTTGTCATTCTTTTTATAATGCTTGAAAAAACCTGCATATCCTGAATTGTATCGACAGAGAGATGAACACTGTGATAATCTGTTAGTGATGTAAAATTAAATATTTTAAATTCTTCGGGATTACGATAAAAAAATTTTGTAACATGTTCGAAATCATCCGAATTATTCATTTGAGAATAGATTTTCTTAAATGTACTAGTCCGGACAATTTCGACCGATTGCCCTGAAGGATAAGAGCGTGGAAAAACATTTGTCACCAGATCAAAATCTCCATCAATGAATAAATTAACACCTTGATCAATCAGATGTTGATCGATGAGTGGACTATCTCCATTGACCCGAACAAATGCATCCCACCGTTCTTTCTCTAAAATTTCTTTAAACCGGCTGGCAACGTCATTCAAAGAACCTCGATAACAGGAACCCTGATTTTTTCTACAAAATTCCTCGATTTGATCATCACTTTTTTCCCGGGAGGTTGCAATTACAAATTCTTTGATTATACTGCATTGTTCTAGTCTTTCCAAAATATACTGTATCAATGGCTTGCCATTCACTTCATGTAATACTTTTCCGGGAAGTCTTTGCGAACTCATTCTTGCTTGTATAATCGCACCAATTTTCAGCATTTCAATAACAAACCTCGATAGACTTAAACCATAAATCCCGAATCATAATATCGGAAAATACAAAAATGTTGTTCAGGTTTTATCATTAAACAATTCCTTATCATACTCACTTTATTTAAACCTTTAAGGCCCTCCAACATTGTTAGATTTATGGGCATTTCCATTCATGATCAACATAAAAAAATCCATTTCCTCCTTTTTGAATATTAAATCCCGTTTTATTCGGATCGCATTCATCAATTGAAAATGAATATGCATTTTCTACACGATCAATGACTTCGGTACCATGAATAACAAGCCCGCAATATATCAAATAATTCCCAGAATAGAGTTTTAATGGATTGATGCGGCATTCAATTATATTCATACCCGGTTTTACAAAGATATCCTGTCCATGAATATATCCGGAATCAAAAAGACAAATACTTTGCATTTCGTCTGAAATACGGATCTCCGCCGCACACCGCAGATCAATTCCAGATTCCACCTTCATCTGGATAATTAGTGGTTTGAAAGGATCAATTATTTTCGGATTTCTTTGGCCATCGGATATAACCGTTATATCCACTATTTTTGCACGGAGTGAACAACCGTGTTCCCGCTTTCGTTCCGCAACAGGGATACTCCTATCTTCAGACAATCTTTTGCTACCTAAATAAAAATCTACAGCTTTGCTTGTGTCCCCGTCAAATATTATCTGCCCGTCCTCAATAACAATACCCCGGCTGCATAACGCTTTTACCGCAGTCATATTATGACTCACAAACAACACAGTCCTCCCTTCCTTTGCCACCTCCTCCATCTTCCCCAAACACTTCTTCTGAAATGCTACATCCCCAACCGCCAGCACTTCATCAACAACAAGAATCTCCGGTTCCAGATGCGCCGCCACCGCAAATGCAAGCCGTACATACATCCCGCTTGAATACCGCTTCACAGGTGTATCAATGAATTTGTCAATCTCGGCAAACCTGACAATCTCATCGAACTTTTGTTCAATTTCCCCTTTGTGCATCCCCAGGATGGCGCCATTCAGAAAAATATTTTCCCTGCCGGTAAGTTCGGGGTGAAAACCAGTCCCCACCTCAAGCAGACTTGCAACCCTTCCCTTGATTTTGATAGTACCACTTGTTGGGGCAGTCACCCGCGATATAATCTTGAGCAGAGTTGACTTGCCCGCGCCATTGCGACCAATGATACCTACAACTTCCCCCTGCCGGACATCAAATGAGACCTCCTTTAATGCACAAAACCTAGCGTTGGTACTATTCAGCTGCTCCCGGTTAACTGAACCAATCCTGGCGTTGGGATCTTTGGTTCCCCGGATTTTTGCCCACCCGCTTTGTATATCGCGGAATAAATAACCCTGTCCGATGGTACCAAGGCGATATTCTTTGTAAAGATTTTCTACACGAATCACGACATCACTCATATGACTGGTTCTCCCCATCAAATGGTATCCATGAATGTTTTTTCAACACGGCTGAACAGCACGATTCCAATCACTAATATCAGAATGGTCATAGCGAAACTCACTCCCAATACCCAAGGTTGTATCGCTCCGGAACCGAGAAACGCGTAACGAAAAGTCTCGATAATCGCAGTCATAGGATTAAGAGCGAACAACCACTGCCATTGTGCCGGGATCTGGGATAATGGATAGACAATAGGAGTTGCATACATCCAGAGCTGGACTCCGAATCCCAGTGCAAACGTCAGGTCACGGTATTTAGTTGTCAGACTTGAGATCACTATCCCCATACCGAGTCCGAGTGCCGCCATCTGGATCAGCAACACAGGTACAAGTAAAAGCCATATATTTGGGTGAATATCTGATCCGGTCAGATAAAAATAGCACATGAATGCCAAAAATAATCCGAACTG is part of the Methanoregula sp. genome and harbors:
- a CDS encoding Gfo/Idh/MocA family oxidoreductase, whose product is MRQLRVGVIGLGVGEQHVKAYLRNPHCNVVAICDFSDEKLALAEKQYPGVFLTKNSQELIFDTDINIISIASYDDAHANQVISALNAGKHVFVEKPLCQTLNQALQIKQVWNLQKLNLGCNLILREAPLYKWLKDQIQQGLFGHVYAFDGEYLYGRLHKITDEWRNTVVDYSVMEGGGIHMIDLMLWLTGQRPKTVFTAGNRICSEGTKFRYNDFVTSIMQFDSGMIGRITANFGCIHRHQHVIRIYGTEATFFYDDAGPRLHKSRDPDTMAQRVTLSPLPETKGDLIPAFVSAILTKKNITDETQMIFDGISISVASDQSIKTQKQELIEYL
- a CDS encoding ABC transporter permease, with the protein product MEIRSRSGWFDIDLSELWRYRDLIFLFVRRDFVAYYKQTVLGPLWFLLQPLFTTVVFTIIFSRVAQIPTDGLPPFLFYMSGTVAWTYFASCMTQTSNTFITNAAIFGKVYFPRLVVPISVVISNLIAFAIQFGLFLAFMCYFYLTGSDIHPNIWLLLVPVLLIQMAALGLGMGIVISSLTTKYRDLTFALGFGVQLWMYATPIVYPLSQIPAQWQWLFALNPMTAIIETFRYAFLGSGAIQPWVLGVSFAMTILILVIGIVLFSRVEKTFMDTI
- a CDS encoding NTP transferase domain-containing protein; the protein is MLKIGAIIQARMSSQRLPGKVLHEVNGKPLIQYILERLEQCSIIKEFVIATSREKSDDQIEEFCRKNQGSCYRGSLNDVASRFKEILEKERWDAFVRVNGDSPLIDQHLIDQGVNLFIDGDFDLVTNVFPRSYPSGQSVEIVRTSTFKKIYSQMNNSDDFEHVTKFFYRNPEEFKIFNFTSLTDYHSVHLSVDTIQDMQVFSSIIKRMTRPHWDYHLEEVLGMYREICTN
- a CDS encoding ABC transporter ATP-binding protein, which produces MSDVVIRVENLYKEYRLGTIGQGYLFRDIQSGWAKIRGTKDPNARIGSVNREQLNSTNARFCALKEVSFDVRQGEVVGIIGRNGAGKSTLLKIISRVTAPTSGTIKIKGRVASLLEVGTGFHPELTGRENIFLNGAILGMHKGEIEQKFDEIVRFAEIDKFIDTPVKRYSSGMYVRLAFAVAAHLEPEILVVDEVLAVGDVAFQKKCLGKMEEVAKEGRTVLFVSHNMTAVKALCSRGIVIEDGQIIFDGDTSKAVDFYLGSKRLSEDRSIPVAERKREHGCSLRAKIVDITVISDGQRNPKIIDPFKPLIIQMKVESGIDLRCAAEIRISDEMQSICLFDSGYIHGQDIFVKPGMNIIECRINPLKLYSGNYLIYCGLVIHGTEVIDRVENAYSFSIDECDPNKTGFNIQKGGNGFFYVDHEWKCP
- a CDS encoding DegT/DnrJ/EryC1/StrS family aminotransferase, encoding MMTKRSIQFAKPWITDREREAVLEVLKGDILTHGPQNKAFESEFGQFMGGAETHCVAVSSCMAALHLAYWQMGIGHGDEVIVAAQTHVATAHAVEVVGAKSVFLDCDPQTGNITPENIEPLITKKTKAIGLVHFLGIPCDMDAITDIAKKHKLKIIEDCALAVGSRFKDKHVGLFGDAGCFSFYPVKHLTTGDGGMFVTRHKDLAESVMKARAFGVDRNFGERSIPGMYDVPTLGINYRMSDINASIGRVQLSRVDEILKRRKENFLLLKKKLSDIPDISILDSQHKDVVNSHYCLSIVLDGVLAKKRNEAVTTLNQKGVGTSVYYPQPVPRMAYYRNKYGYNPQSFPQAERISDQSIALPVGPHLNCEDMEYIAENVSDTLKDLRI